CGCGCACCAAGTTGCCCTAAAAATTCTGCAAGAAAACCAAGAACTTTTAGCAACCCTAGCTGGAATTCTCTTAGAACGTGAGACTTTAGAAGGAGAACAGCTGCGATCGATAAATTATTACCCCAGGAAATTACTTTGATTCATGGTCCTGGTTGTCCTGTTTGCGTTACCTCGGTAGATTTAATCGATAAAGCGATCGCAATTGCCGCGCTCTCAGAAGTTACGTTTTGCTCGTTTGGCGATATGCTGCGCGTACCTGGGAGTAACAGTAAAGATTTACTCTCGGTCAAAGCCTCGGGAGGAGATGTTAGAGTCGTTTATTCCCCCCTCGATGCTTTAAAGATCGCACTTCAAAACCCAGAACGACAAGTTGTGTTTTTTGCCGTAGGATTTGAAACTACGGTTCCGACAACGGCAATGGCGGTATATCAAGCTAAGCAGATGAAATTGGACAACTTTTTTTTACTGGTAGCTCACGTATTGGTACCGCCAGCAATGGAAATGATTTTAGCATCGCCCAATAACCGTGTTAGAGGATTTTTAGCGGCTGGTCATGTCTGCACGATAACGGGATATGAAGCATATTATCCTATAGCCAGGAAATATGGCGTACCAATTGTAGTTACTGGATTCGAGCCTGTAGATCTTCTTCAGGGAATTTATATGTGCGTCAGGCAACTAGAAGCAGGAAGTATGGAAGTTGAAAATCAGTACAGTCGTTCTGTTAGACTTCAAGGTAATAGAGCGGCACGGAAATTAGTTGCCCAAATATTTGAAACTGTTCCTCAGCAGTGGCGTGGCATGGGAACTATTGCTAATAGCGGTTTGAGACTGCGAGATGAATACGGTCAATTTGATGCCTTAGAAAATTTCCAGCTTGAAAATTCAACTACCAAGGAATCATCAAACTGTATTAGCGGCTCGATTTTGCAAGGCACAACAAAACCCCATCAGTGTCAAGCTTTTGGTACTAGCTGTACTCCAGAACACCCTTTAGGCGCGCCAATGGTATCTTCTGAAGGTGCTTGTGCTGCTTATTATCGTTATCGGCAATTAGTCAGTAATTAGTAGGTGGTGAATTATGATTTTAGTCTTTAAGTTTGTAGCGATCGCCAAGTAGAGCTACAGATTTCTTCAAAAGTAGTGCGAGAATGGCAAAAAGCTATCTGCTTCGCTCTTAGTTGCGATCTGCATTATCCAATCGCTTTTACAAAAATATCTTTTTTATCTATCTAAAACATCGTAGCGATTTAGCTGACGAACAATGGAAAGTAATCAAAACTCGGATGTGAGTCTATAGATTGTATCAATAGATTGTATCAATCTTCAAATGTCGATCTTCTTTCTTCAAAAGCAGCGATCGCCGTATGTAAAGTAGGGTAAATATGTTCGGCTGAATTATTTTTAAGAAACTTGGCTCGTTTGAGTTCCAGATATAAATCCTGTTTAACTCGCGTCATTACAAAAACTATGTTTTTCGCAGCTAGTTCATTTCTCAGTTCCGATAGCATATCGATAGCAGTGATATCGATTTCTACATTGGCTTCCATGTTCAGCACGAACCATTCAACGGGATGTAGTTCTGCTTCAATAGCTTCGAGCGATCGCCGTTTGAAGTTCTCGGCATTGGCAAAACACAAAGGCGCATCGTAACGATAAATTACCAAACCAGGTACTGTCTTCGCTCCTTCCCAATCGTCGATATCGTGAAATCCTGCCAAACTGGGAACCGTACCTAAAACCGCATCGTGGGGACGGGCAACTCTAGAAAATAACTCAATTACCGACAAACTAACCGCAATCCCCACACCAACTAAAATATCAGTTATCAATACTGCTAGCGTCGTAGCGATCGCTAAAATAAACTCACTACGGCGGAATTTATATAGCCTGATAAATTCTTCAACTTCAATTAATTTGGTAGCAGCATAGATAACGATTGCACCCAAAGCAGCATTGGGAAACAGTGCCAGTATCGGACGCAGAAACAATAGCACCAAAATTACTGCCACCATTGCCACCAGAGAAAATAGCTGACTTTTACTCCCCAAAGAATCGCCAATGACGGTACGACTACCGCTACTACTGATAGGAAACCCCTGCATCAAGCCGTTACCAAAATTAGCCACCCCCAAAGCCAAGAGTTCTTGATTGGCATCGATTTTATAGTTATTGCGATTGGCAAAAGCTCTAGCCGTCAGTACGTTATCGGAATAACCGACGATGGATATGCCTATGGCAGAAGCAACTAGAGTACCCAGATCGTTTAACGATACTTGAGGAATAGCAAAGCCAGGCAAACCCGCAGGTATTTCTCCTACGATTGCCACACCGCGAGTATCGAGTTTGAAAATAGCTACTGCTATTGTGGACAGTAAAACAGCGATTAAAGGTATGGGTGCATTAGGAAAGCGACGCTGAAAGCCAAACAAAAATACCAAAACCAAGATGCTTAAAATTAGCGTGGGAGAATGAGCTTGCTGTAGCTTACCGATAAATTCGCCAACCTGACTGAAAAAAGCGTCGGTTTCGATTTCAATTTTGCCAATCTTGCCTAGTTGTCCCCCTATCATAATTAGGGCAATGCCAGCCATATAACCAATTAAAACGGGTTTGGAGAGTAAATCGGCTAAAAAACCCAATCTGGCAAAATAGCTAACAATACAGATAACGCCCATAATTATTGCTAGTAAAGCAGCAAGGCTAATGTAGGTTTCGCTTCTAGCTGCGGCTAAAGGTGCTATTGCTACGGCTGTCATCACGGCGGTACTAGATTCGGGACCGATAGAAAGCTGTGGCGAAGAGCCAAATACTGCATAAATAACCATCGGCGGTAAAATCGCCCATAACCCTGCTACTGGTTCGACTCCTGCTAATTCTCCATATGCCATACATTGCGGTATTAAATAAGCTGCCACCGTCAAACCCGCTAATACATCGCCCCGCAACCATTCCCGACGATAAGAAAGCAATTGTTTTAAACTCGGTAGCGCAACAGCATTCAATCTACGGGACTGGGCTTTGGTCATGGGGCGATCGCTGGTTGTTCAATCAATAAAATGTATCATAGCTTACCAAAGCTCATTAATTTTGGTTTTAAGACAATTACTTGAAGTTGGCGCGGCATAAACTAAGCTAATAACTAAGAACGCCATTGGCTGTAATGATTTGAGAAATTTCCCCTATCTTTTTCGCTTAACAAAGTCCCAGAAGTTGCATTTAAAAGACCGCTAACCAAATCTAATTTGTTCTCCTGTTAACTTTGGTATTCCAACTGCTAACAGAGATTCTAAAGCCTCACGAATACGTTGGGCATCGGGGGGACAGCCAGGAAGATAGAGATCTACGGTTACTACCGTATGGACTGGCTGCACTTGGTCTAACAAAGTTGGAACTATTTCTGGTTCGTGGGGTATTTGGTTCTGAATGTCGGCAGCTTCCTGGTAGCAACGCTGAAGTACAGACTCAGTATCGCCAACCAGATTTCGCATTGCAGTAACATTACCAGTAACCGCACAGTCGCCGAAAGAAACTAAAATTTTAGAGCGATCGCGCACGCTTTTTATCAGTTCTAAATTATCCTCGTTAGCTACCGCACCTTCTACTAAGACTAGATCGACCCCTTCGGGATATTCTTTGACATCGGCAAAAGGACTATAAACCAAATCTACTCTAGCAGCTAGCTCGAACAGCCATTCATCTAAATCTAAAAAAGACATGTGACAGCCAGAACAGCTGCCAAGCCATACGGTTGCGAGTTTTAATTTGTTCATTGTCAATGGTTAGTGATTAACAGGCAAGTTGAAAACCAGAGAGAAGTTGTTTGAACTCCAGATTTTTGACAGCTACTTCGTGCCATTCTTTGACTACTGTCATTGGTTTCGGTAATGGTAGCGATCGCAGGTGCGGTCGTTAAATGGGCGATAATTAAAAATAGAATTAGAGTAGCGATCGCCAAAGTAATTCCCCATTCAAGATCCTGTAAGATATGACGCAACATTTGGTTTATCTCCCAAATCGAAATTATCGACTAATCACTAACTACTAACTTTGAACCAGCCATTCTCCTTTCTTCCTCGCAGTAGTAATAAACTCCAGCTTGGTTCTTTCTTTGGTCATTTCTCCTACCGTCGAACCTCTAGCAAAAATTGCTCCCGTCGGACAAGCCATAAGACATTTACCGCAGGAGGTGCAGCTGTCGGCACTACCCCAAGGACGATCTAAATCGGTAATTACATTAGAATTATGTCCCCTACCTGCCATATCCCAGGTGTGTGCGCCCTCTATTTCATCGCAGACTCTAATGCAGCGCGTACACAACACACAGCGATTGCGATCGATACCAAAGCGAGCGTGGGATAAATCTACGCTACGCTGGGGAAACTGATAGGCTAAACTAACGTGTTCCATACCCATTTCTACCGCCAAATCTTGTAACTCGCAGTTGCCGTTAGCCACACAGACGGCACAGATATGATTGCCTTCGGCAAACAGCAGTTCGATAATAGTGCGACGGTACTTTTGCAAACGTTCGGTGTTAGTCTGAATCTCCATCCCTTCAGCTACTTTGGTAACGCAAGCAGGTTGAAGCTTGTTGCTACCAGCAATTTCCACCAGGCACAAGCGACAGGCACCAACTTCCGATACTCCTTCTAAATAACAGAGAGTAGGAATGTGAATACCCGCATCCCTCGCAGCCTCTAAAATAGTTTCAGATTCTCTAGCACTAACAAGGCGATCGTTAATAGTTAAGGTTTTGACTGCCACTGTAACTAAGGTTTGTCTTTTGTTTTGTAACTATTGATAGACCAACAATTTGAGAAAGTTGTGAAGCTTTTAGGCAATAACTAACTGAATTTTGCCCGCTCGATGGACGATTGAAAAAATTCCCAGTATTTATCCGTACCGAACCACCACCCCGCGCTTATTTTTGCAGGGATAGTATAACCATCAAAAGTTTTTTCTTCTCTTGTTTCTCCCCCAAAGGTAATATATTGCCAATTACTATCTTCGGTTTTGTCTCCCCAACGTGGCAAAGATAACTTGAGTAAACTGCCATCAGAAGCAATAGTCAACGTTAAGTTTATAGGCTCGTTATCGATCTTGAAATTAGCTTGAATAATATTATCGGCGATCGCCTGCCAAGCTACATTATGCTGTGGTAACAATGCCGACGGTAGCCAAATATACTCTGCCCCCATTCTTCCTACGGCAGAGCGATCGATATTTTTATTTTGGGCATTGACTAACGGCAGCAAACCCCACAAAAAAAATCTCATTCTGCCTTTACTTTGACTGTAGTAATCCGCACCGCTAAAGCTCATGCTTGCTTTGCCTATACTTGCCTTCCAAACGAAACCAGGAGGAGTAGTAGAAATAATTTGTGAAGCATTCATTGGTAGCCAGTCTGCATCTGGTTTGAGGCAAAAACTACCACTCATTTCTAGTTCTACACAAGCAGCTATAGGCGTTCCAGGTGCGATCGCGTGTAAGAAATATCTTCGTACTGGTTCATCTAAGTCTGCAACCATGTCTGGAGTAAAGACTGCATTTGTAGGCTGAGACTTAAGAGAACGCCAGATTTTATTAACCGAGCGATTGTATTTAACGCTAATTACTAAGAAAATCGAACATCCAACAATAGCAATTGCAACAATAACTAATATAATTTTCATATAGAGTCACAAATTACAAACCACTAACGACTAACCTTCACAACATCCTCAAAATATTTTACTAAACCTGTAAATGTAAGCTTCAAATCACTACGTAAAAATTTTGGAGGTTAACTATGACAATAAAAAGAAGAAAAGAAAACCGAAGTCAAAGACAAAAAATACTTTCACTCTGAATTTCATTACGGTAAGTTTGAGAGGGTTATTCCACTGCCTATGACTATTAAAACCGATGAAATTAAATCAAACTTTAAAAAAGGTGTTTTAACTCTTACTTTACCCAAAGTAAAAGATGCACCGAAAAAATCGGTGAAAGTCAATCTAAATAATAGTCATTAGTTGGTAGTTGGTGGTTATAACTATCAGTGTCCCGAAGTATGCAATATATACTGTGCTACAGCCAATCCTGTAGAAGTAATTGTGGCTGAAAATCAACAAGGACGAGGAATTATGGGGGTAATCGATGGCTTTGCTCCCAAAGGCGTAGAAGGGAAACAAGATATCCAAACCCGTCACAGTTTATTGCGTCAGATTGGATACGAGTTATAAGCCTTGTTCGGCAGGAGATATCCATTATGACTGATGCGAAAGAAATTCTTAAAGAAATGTGCCAGAGATATCAGGATGCAGTTAACGCTAACGATTCCCAGATATATCGCCAGCTATTTGCTACAGACGCGATTAGAATTCCTCCAGGAGCTATGCCAGAACATGGTGTAGATGAGATTGCCAAAAGCGAGCAAAAGGACTATGACGTTGCTAAATGGACTGTCAAAGTGACACCTGTTGATGCCCTAATGATTGGCGAGAAATGGGTTTACGGAATTGCTCATGGTGATGTTCGTACTGTTGCTCGCGCTGATGGTGCGACAAAATCATTCCAAACCACTAAGACCTGGCTTTTTCACCAAGAAGACTCAGGAAAATGGTCGATTGTAAGACAGATCTGGAATCTCAAATAATTTACCAGAGGTAGAAAATGATGAATGTAGTTCGTCATACAAATGCGGGTAAGCTATCGAGACTTAGATTCCTCTTGGAAGAGACTAATCCATAAATAATTATGAAACAAGGTTTGAGTTTGAAGATTCAGGGGGCAGTTCAAGGTGTGGGGTTTCGCCCCTTTATCTATCGGTTGGCAACAGAACTAAGATTGACGGGATGGGTGAATAACTCTTCTGAAGGAGTAGCTGTAGAAATTGAAGGAGAACGATCGCAGCTTAAAACATTTTTAGCTCGTCTCAAATCTCAATCACCTCCCCTATCTAATATTCAAAATGTAGTTAGTTCTCAGCATACTCCTATCGGCTATCAAGAATTTACCATTAAATCTAGTTCGATGGGAGCAAAAACAGCCTCGATCTTGCCCGATCTTGCTACCTGTGCTGAATGTCGGCAAGAAATTTTCGACCCTACTAATTATCGCTATCGCTATCCTTTTATTAACTGTACTAACTGCGGTTCTCGTTTTAGCATTATTAGAGCCTTGCCTTACGATCGCTCTAATACGACAATGCAGCAGTTTGCAATGTGCGATCGCTGTTTGGCAGAATATCAAAATCCTTCAAACCGCCGTTTTCATGCCCAACCTAATGCCTGTCCTGAATGTGGACCTCATTTAGAACTATGGGATAGACAGGGTAACACATTAGCAACCCATCATGAAGCATTACTAGCTACTGCCGAAGCTATTCGCCAGGGGAAAATTATGGCTATTAAAGGATTAGGCGGATTTCATTTAGTAGTCGATGCAGCTAATGAAACAGCAGTTCAAAAATTGCGCGATCGCAAGCATCGTCCCTACAAACCTTTGGCGTTGATGTATCCCAATCTGGAACGGATTAAAACAGACTGTCATGTATCTTTTTTAGAAGAAAAGTTACTTTTATCTCCTAAAGCTCCCATCGTTTTATTAAAAAAACACAATTATGCTTGCGAATGGGTTGCACCTCATAACTCTTATTTGGGAGTGATGTTGCCCTATACTCCTCTACATCATTTATTAATGAACGAACTCGACTTTCCTATCGTGGCAACCAGCGGTAACTTTAGTGGCGAACCAATTTGTATCGATAATCGAGAAGCATTAATTAAATTAGAGCGAATTGCCGACTTGTTTTTAGTTCACAATCGCCCTATCGTTCGTCCCGTTGATGATTCAATCGTGCGAGTAGTAGGGGGTAGAGAACAAATCCTCAGACGCGCAAGAGGTTATGCACCTTTGCCAATATTTCCTTCCCCAATCTCGATCGATGTAGAGCAAAACAAACAATTGCTTGCCGTAGGAGGATATCTAAAAAATGCGATCGCTTTTACCAAAGATAATCGGCTATTTCTCAGTCAATACATCGGCGACTTAGAGACATTGGCTACTTACGAGCGATTTCAACAGACGATAAATGACTTTCAAAGCCTATACGAATTAAAACCAACTCAAGTTATTTGCGATCGCCATCCTCATTATCTTTCTACTAACTATGCCCAGAAACTAAATATTCCTGTATCCTCGGTACAACACCATTATGCTCATGTTCTTTCCTGCATGGTAGATAATGGCTTAGATTTAAACGAACCCGTATTGGGGGTGGCTTGGGACGGTACGGGATATGGCTTAGACGGTACGATTTGGGGAGGAGAGTTTTTAAGCATTACCGATACTGGTTTTAAAAGAGTGGCTTGTTTGCGAACCTTTCGCCTACCTGGAGGGGAACGGGCAATTAAAGAACCAACCAGAATTGCGATCGCTTTGCTCTACGAAATTTTTGGCGATTTTTTATTTACCAATACTAATTGCTTTAATTATTTACCTTGGTTTAAAGCATTGACCGAGGGAGAATTGAAGAACTTTCGCACTGTGCTAGATAAAAATATCAATGTACCGATAACTTCTAGTATGGGACGTTTGTTCGACGGCATGGCTGCGATTTTGTCAATTTGTCAGCAAGTTAGCTACGAAGGACAAGCAGCGATAGAATTAGAATCGGCGATCGCCGATTTAAATACTGAAGAGACTTATAGTTTTGAATTAATTCAACCTGCCAAACCTACTAGCGATTGCTCGATAATTATTGACTGGAAACCAATTGTCCGAGGAATTTTGATTGACGTTGCCAACAAGAGAGCAAAATCTAAAATATCTGCTAAGTTTCACAACACCTTAGTTGAAATGATAATTGCTGTTGCCAAACAAGTTAAGCAAAAACAGATATTACTTACGGGTGGTTGTTGGCAAAATAAATATTTAACCGAAAGAGCGATCGCTAGATTGAAGCAAGAAGATTTTATTCCGTACTGGCATCACGGTATTCCTTGTAACGATGGTGGTATTGCTGTCGGTCAAATAGCTGCCTCACTAAGACGATAATTTCGAGCCTTAATTCACTAAAGCTAGATAATCTTAAAGATCTCACAAGCATTTTCCTCGTATGCTAACTATTAACTATCAACCTTCAAAATCATCACAATTTCTTCAAGCTAATTACTTATCTTAAGATTGAGAGCGATATATCTAGAGGTATGACATGGTTGCCACAGTTGACTATTCTATCGATGAAATCAAACAAGAAGCCCGTCAACTAGTAGAACGAGGAATTATCGATCGCCACCAGCCAATCTGCATTCTTTGTGAATTTATTCCTCCCAGAGAATGGATTTGTGCCGAATGTGAACTAGAAAGAAACGATTATTTGTTGCGCGATCGCATTTGCGATTTGTTGTGCCAAGAAGAGTGGCAAGAAGATTGAAAATCGGTAGAGAGAGGACTTTATGTGTTTGGCGGTACCTGGCAAAATTATTTCTATCGACGATAGCGATGCCACTTTGAGAATGGGCAGAGTTAGCTTTGGGGGAATTATCAAACAAGTTAGCCTCGCCTATGTCCCTGAAGCTAAAGTTGGCGATTATGCGATCGTTCATGCTGGTTTTGCTTTGAGTATTCTCGATCGCCAAGCGGCAGAAGAAACCCTAAACTACATTCGGCAACTAAGCACTAATAATTAGTTGCGATCGCAACTTCCTCAAGTTTTTGGTTTAGTTTTAAGTTTATTGATATCTGGCTAGTGCCATCTTTGAAAATGGTTAAACCAGGAGAAGATTATGTTTGAGAAAATTTTGGTTGCTTTGGATCGTTCGTCAGAAGCGACGGCAGTTTTTGAGTTTGCTTTATCTGTAGCCCAACCACAAACTAGTCAGATGTTGCTAGTGCATTTTATCGATTGGGAGATGCAGGAAATATCTCCTTGGGTTGGTTTGGGAACTCTATATGACATTGACGTTGCTGGCGAGCGATATGAATGGAGTCACCAACGTCTACAAAAAGAAATAGAACAGTGTAAGAGTTGGCTAGAAAGTTATACGCAAAAAGCAAGCTCTCTGGAAATTGACTGTAAAGCTGAATGCCAAGTAGGTAATTGCAATATTGGTATTGTCAATCGCGCTAAAGAGTGGGGTGCAGATTTAATTGTTATCGGTCGCAGGGGTCATAAAAATATCTCGGAAATACTTTTAGGTAGCGTCAGCAACTATGTAATTCATCATGCTTCCTGTACGGTTTTAGTGGTTCAGGGAACTAAAGCATCGGAAACAGATGAAGTAAATCGAACTACGGAAGTTATTAGTTAGCAGGAGAAATAATAATGACTAGAATCAATCCGATAAACTATCGAGAAAAAATCATCGCTTTGTGGACGGTGTTTCTGTTGGGAACTCTGTTTCATACTCAGTTAGCCTTAATGCCCTTGTTTCATGGGATCGACGTAGCGATTGTGGGACACCATCACCAGCAAACAGCAACTATGGCAGAAATCGCACCTATTTTATGGGGAATGCTAATCTTTTTTGTCTTGCCCATTATCGCAATTGTGGCTACGGCATTTTATGAATCGAAATCTTATCGAAAGCTCCATTTTGGTTTGACGATAGTTTATACGGTTTTAAATTTCTTTCATGCGATCGCCGATTTATTGGTTATACCTGTTGCCTGGTATCAGATTGCTCTAATGGTGCTGTTGTTGGCAATCGGCATCTTACTAAATCTAGTTGCCTATCAATGGTTGCGAATTGCTTCTGGTCGTCTTCCCCAATACCATCAAATCAAAGCTAATTAAATGTCATATTCTATTCATTTATTATTCCTAGAGAAATCCTCACGGCTTCTTCAAACTATTAGCTTATGTTGAAAATAAAGCAGCATAGCCAATTCAACTAAGGAAGGTGAGTCTCATGGTCAACACTCACAAAAATTCTCTCAAGTCGAATCACAAACACCTCAAACGCAAAGTTCGATTGAGACAGCAAATGGATTGGGGAACTCCTCAAGTACCCCTACGTAAAGTAAAACAGCAACAACAGCACGAACTACTAAGCGACTGGGAACATGCTTCTTAGAAATTATTAACCCTAACTGAGATAGATACCCAGAGAACGTGCAGTTTGTACTAAAAAACTATTGGGATTTACAGGACTGGGACATTTACCAAGCCGATGAGCTTCTTTTATATGGGTTACTACTATATCCAGCGAGCAACTTTGTACTTCGCCATTTTGCCATACTACAAGTTGGTTATAGTTTTCCTCTGCAATTAAATCTACAGCTTTTTTAGCAAAACTAGCAGCTAGCAGGCGATCGTAAGATGAAGGCGTACCACTGCGTTGAACATGACCCAAAACCGTGCCTCGCGTTTCAATTCGAGCTAAATCACAAAATTCAGGCTTGCCTGTCAAACAAAGTTTATGACTAGTTGTGTCAATTTGTCGGGCTAAATAATCGCTAATATATTTCTCTTTTTGTCCCGCTTCATTTTTGACTCCCTCTGCAACGACAATAAGGGCAAACTTGCGTCCTTCCCTCCGTAGCTTAGCAATGCGAATACAAATATCATTAACTAAAGTAGCGTCGATTTTGGGTGTGAGTTCGGGAATTAAAATAATGTCAGCACCACCAGCAATACCAGAACGCAGGGCTAAATGACCCGCATTGCGTCCCATAACTTGAACTATCATAGTGCGATCGTGACTGGCAGCAGTAAAGGTAAGATCGTAGAGGGCAGAAGTTACTTTATCTACTGCCGTATCGAATCCAATCGATCTATCGGTAAAGGGTACGTCGTTATCGATAGTTTTGGGAATGGCAATGATGTTCCATTGTCCCTGCTGCGCCAGATCGTAGATAATATCCAGACTGCCATCTCCTCCTACAGCTATTAAAGCATCGAGTTGTAAATCTCGATAACCTTGTATAATAGTTTGGGCGATCGCCATATCGTCAGAATTGCCTTTACTTAAAGAGCCTAAGATACTGCCACTGAGAAATTGTAAAATATCTATTCCATGTAGAAATCCTGGCAAATCATAACCGTGTTCTTTTAGTATCAAATCGTCAGAGTGGCATTTTCCCCGTTTTAGTCTCAAAAAACCATCGGTACCATAGGGAATGCCATATACTTCCCATCCTTTCTGACTGGCACATTTGACCGCCGCCCGAATAATAGCATTTAAGCCAGGACAGTCACCTCCACTAGTAAGAATTCCGATTTTTTTATTCATATTAATTTGGTTGACTTGAATTGGCTAAGCCCTAACTACTACTTGCCACGAGCAAAGTCGAAAGGCTACTAACTACTAACCAAACCCCAATGTGGCTGATAAGTTTGTATCGCTTTAAGATATTGCACTCGTTCAAAAATACTAGGATCGGAGCAATTAATTTGACTCATACTGCCCTGTAACTGAGCAACAGAATTATATTCTTTAGCTTCCAACCATTCAACCAGATCGCGTTCGATTTTTTGTAGCTGTTCGATGCCATGACTTAAAAGTACGCTGACTAACATCGTGACATTGGCACCAACCATCAGCATTTTAATTACGTCATGAGCGGTACGAATGCCACTAGTAGCAGCAAAGTCTACAGGAACAGCACCGTAAAGAATGGCAATCCAGCGCATTGGCAGACGCATTTCTCTAGAAGTGCTGAGTAGCAAGTTAGGTTCTATTTCTAAGGTTTCTAGATCGAGATCGGGTTGATAAAAACGATTGAATAATACTAAAGCATCTGCGCCAGCATCGCTCAAGCGTTTTGCCATGTTTGCTATATTGCTGAAAAAAGGACTTAGCTTGACGGCTACAGGAAGATTGACTGCTGAAGTGACAGTACGAACAATATCGATATAGGTTTGCTCTACTCGATCGCCCGTCACGGAGATATCTGTAGGAACATAATAAATATTTAGTTCCAAGGCATCAGCACCCGCTCGTTCGACTCTTTTGGCATAATCACCCCAGCTACCAATGCTAGAACTGTTAAGACTGGCAATAATGGGAATATCTACCATTTCTTTTGCTCTACAGATATGGTCGAGGTAAGCTTCCGAACCAACATGAAAGATTTCCCGTTCGGGAAAATAGGAAGTAGCTTCGGGATAACTTTCCGTACCGTGAGTGAGATGATGATATAGCGTGTAGCGTTCTTCGAGTAACTGTTCTTCAAATAAAGAATGCAATACTATTGCGGCGGCACCAGCATCCTCTATCCGTTTGATGTTATCTAGCTCTTCGGTTAGAGGCGCGGCAGCACCTACTACTAAAGGCGATCGCAGTTTCAATCCTAGATAGGTTGTAGTTATATCTACCATCTTTTTGTCTCCTCGGTTTGTTTTGTAGACTAGATCAATTATTTGAGAATGTTGTGAAGAGACTTGAAGCTATTGGTTAGAGAGATTTTTTATAATAAAAGTAAGGATGCCATCCTATTTTGCTGGAGGGCGAAATGAAAACTAATAATCTACTTTTTATTGCTAATTTATTTGAATCTCTAACAATCGCTACTGCCTTGATTTTGCCAGGCGCGATCGCAACTGCTAAAGCTCAGGACAATATGCCAGCAGCAGGTGCAACTTTGACTTTAGAAACGCAAAACCTCATGCTCGATCGACAAAACTTATCTATTAATGGCTTGTTTACGCCAACAGCCGCTCAAAGATTCTATGAAGCAGGAAGAGAAGATTTTGAACGAGAAACGAAGTTTTTAACCGACTCCGAACGCTATTTTAGTGAAGATATACTGCAAATTGACACAGAATCGCTCCAACAGATCTGGAACAATAAGCCCTTCCCAGAATTAAAACCTAACAACTAACAACTAACAACTAATCTTTTTGGTTGCTTCATTAATCATCAATGGTAGTAATGCACCAAGAGCAATAACCAGATAATCCAGTCTAGCGACCGCCGTTATCTTGAGTAAATTACCCAGACTGGGAAGC
This region of Myxosarcina sp. GI1 genomic DNA includes:
- a CDS encoding universal stress protein gives rise to the protein MFEKILVALDRSSEATAVFEFALSVAQPQTSQMLLVHFIDWEMQEISPWVGLGTLYDIDVAGERYEWSHQRLQKEIEQCKSWLESYTQKASSLEIDCKAECQVGNCNIGIVNRAKEWGADLIVIGRRGHKNISEILLGSVSNYVIHHASCTVLVVQGTKASETDEVNRTTEVIS
- a CDS encoding DUF4327 family protein — its product is MVATVDYSIDEIKQEARQLVERGIIDRHQPICILCEFIPPREWICAECELERNDYLLRDRICDLLCQEEWQED
- a CDS encoding ATP-dependent 6-phosphofructokinase; this encodes MNKKIGILTSGGDCPGLNAIIRAAVKCASQKGWEVYGIPYGTDGFLRLKRGKCHSDDLILKEHGYDLPGFLHGIDILQFLSGSILGSLSKGNSDDMAIAQTIIQGYRDLQLDALIAVGGDGSLDIIYDLAQQGQWNIIAIPKTIDNDVPFTDRSIGFDTAVDKVTSALYDLTFTAASHDRTMIVQVMGRNAGHLALRSGIAGGADIILIPELTPKIDATLVNDICIRIAKLRREGRKFALIVVAEGVKNEAGQKEKYISDYLARQIDTTSHKLCLTGKPEFCDLARIETRGTVLGHVQRSGTPSSYDRLLAASFAKKAVDLIAEENYNQLVVWQNGEVQSCSLDIVVTHIKEAHRLGKCPSPVNPNSFLVQTARSLGIYLS
- a CDS encoding HypC/HybG/HupF family hydrogenase formation chaperone, with the translated sequence MCLAVPGKIISIDDSDATLRMGRVSFGGIIKQVSLAYVPEAKVGDYAIVHAGFALSILDRQAAEETLNYIRQLSTNN
- a CDS encoding dihydroorotate dehydrogenase-like protein, translating into MVDITTTYLGLKLRSPLVVGAAAPLTEELDNIKRIEDAGAAAIVLHSLFEEQLLEERYTLYHHLTHGTESYPEATSYFPEREIFHVGSEAYLDHICRAKEMVDIPIIASLNSSSIGSWGDYAKRVERAGADALELNIYYVPTDISVTGDRVEQTYIDIVRTVTSAVNLPVAVKLSPFFSNIANMAKRLSDAGADALVLFNRFYQPDLDLETLEIEPNLLLSTSREMRLPMRWIAILYGAVPVDFAATSGIRTAHDVIKMLMVGANVTMLVSVLLSHGIEQLQKIERDLVEWLEAKEYNSVAQLQGSMSQINCSDPSIFERVQYLKAIQTYQPHWGLVSS
- the hypF gene encoding carbamoyltransferase HypF, translated to MKQGLSLKIQGAVQGVGFRPFIYRLATELRLTGWVNNSSEGVAVEIEGERSQLKTFLARLKSQSPPLSNIQNVVSSQHTPIGYQEFTIKSSSMGAKTASILPDLATCAECRQEIFDPTNYRYRYPFINCTNCGSRFSIIRALPYDRSNTTMQQFAMCDRCLAEYQNPSNRRFHAQPNACPECGPHLELWDRQGNTLATHHEALLATAEAIRQGKIMAIKGLGGFHLVVDAANETAVQKLRDRKHRPYKPLALMYPNLERIKTDCHVSFLEEKLLLSPKAPIVLLKKHNYACEWVAPHNSYLGVMLPYTPLHHLLMNELDFPIVATSGNFSGEPICIDNREALIKLERIADLFLVHNRPIVRPVDDSIVRVVGGREQILRRARGYAPLPIFPSPISIDVEQNKQLLAVGGYLKNAIAFTKDNRLFLSQYIGDLETLATYERFQQTINDFQSLYELKPTQVICDRHPHYLSTNYAQKLNIPVSSVQHHYAHVLSCMVDNGLDLNEPVLGVAWDGTGYGLDGTIWGGEFLSITDTGFKRVACLRTFRLPGGERAIKEPTRIAIALLYEIFGDFLFTNTNCFNYLPWFKALTEGELKNFRTVLDKNINVPITSSMGRLFDGMAAILSICQQVSYEGQAAIELESAIADLNTEETYSFELIQPAKPTSDCSIIIDWKPIVRGILIDVANKRAKSKISAKFHNTLVEMIIAVAKQVKQKQILLTGGCWQNKYLTERAIARLKQEDFIPYWHHGIPCNDGGIAVGQIAASLRR